The following are encoded in a window of Anopheles stephensi strain Indian chromosome X, UCI_ANSTEP_V1.0, whole genome shotgun sequence genomic DNA:
- the LOC118508767 gene encoding protein sevenless isoform X2 — MSSAWPPGPTGTGRARNRGGTAPPINQWLVGRPSTVNRPLSTVRLLLVVTLAVTAVLLSNGAHGSTVPAAGELGEDDYSGAIQDLETGCINRCPDQNQTSFTEHIDASCGSDCYIKQCTFGCRQWELALESSCQHACNVSDQELLEAREWSCIAGCNDGLSRYFRWLKAEIGTPHAPALVADSLTATALALEWEVPERLVRLARHRNRGPRSYLVQWRYEEVAGDWKYYRNQSMGDSSTVRVDNLQPYTKYRFRVALLLSPHHDQVLTSEQSVIISTLPSGVPTSEPTIVRAVAVDHSRISISWEPGPFPNGPVLSYVLQIKDLHPIGYTALKEIPESNTSRHYMFEKLEPERNYSVSVAMSNPAGEGPASVTLVTTPPKPTGHEEALLPTLILGAERSILAQSSLTLFSDPPTSVYASIEHKIRGTATHIRRGLLFVSDDAGFIYRAPSRPGAEKNRVAILVPGAANNFRPTLLSVDWLNEHLYILGQARPTKLWQIAYCDFTGDHLTVAIAGLQRRPDHFAVDPYNGYLFWVVGGTGADAGLFRLDLGDISNGVRHEIRPLQMVSEHNLGAFTLDHANFRVLLADQGLNTVLAVSLDGKKLEDIRNNTQQPRFERVKSLARANGLFYWTNGTEVFAEDYHRLHDSYYHNAFPIAANNTYFSISVNLTAEQPIPIPVNPPRNLQALASPDKLKVSWDVPYLLGVKGRGAWQSWSYRVEVKDEQLESVLHVATVNATSYACDIAGRLLPNRVYTVRAAAFTAAGRGPWSREFRVRTLRPESQHHLVWASTDGIVRSDVIGEHVSTLIPRSSELDGAAVTSLAWHARILYVVSNSTLRLYREPTAPGGEWTKLRELESVECVAIDWIGERLYYSNPAQQLIVRSGLLGEQPEPIHSVMNVREIRFDAYRGYIYCSSGLILEAFRLNGKSRVLYFSEKLFTGKQIIGMTLDHDGKRLFWIVRSYSHSHLYWAPLAGYPATAGSASGTGTLPSLPLTDQTPQGPLLHFSDRLLWLKESQVVVGDVKGENLAYIRNHHLNGTRALALIDPTPKTPSINVLPATVNASSIRVTGDWRRFNVSWTPVKNVNYSTVFYKLTLKLPDARDIVQELTVPYFVYGGSSGTGSGDDTDLASAEHGPIPPYTRIDITLHAFTYWRSSGFSSVRRHTPAGKPSAPVAPRAYIQHHYLPGTHELSTGIVFRWSPPTEPNGPIVAYRVDCWSTYDETKRRVLLDGVEVRNRRTELQIPVPAQPDITYYLQVRVCNVDHNGDPSEVRSIDLRDGRPLPLLYVATNDQILLLDLDLRESTPIVATAIPAILLAELRHERKLFWVNVNGELFMHDDADGKRKLAQVPSRATALTVDWITRTVYVRSQTPSGNGSTLHAYDLNRFESGGSDPVHRMFSLPAEPTSIELLQFLPNESELLALSRASRAGYIISLEEPDRDPITFNCVAEPIDERMQRLCEEYAYEFDEHEQRGIVEDEGYLYWISPEGTVNVRTRDDPPATATREFLLAGAVALLPVQQQQRYPPERCLVPVVQHIQYLPELYNNTENSIMLRLPEPERHPDCERRPPAVRYRIMYQLEDEPAADLSVDYSYEMSRTIGNLRPYTSYRFGITLTNYYLTAGLAVTERLLSAGVETTETPKHFMPVVFRTAVGPPSRPEDITALPISPTEAIVSWTPSRQKNSHHVWYEIWRAEPGEHKSRQQQLVTDFKMDDTFMTAEIDRLQPNQTYIIWVRAYSNFHAYSDSDKFQIQTFPEPGDIQLLSLNSTGIRLRWIPPPNCQKYKIQYSIAGQHSWTTMYDSMVPVSVWYNYYHEVNDLLPKTKYLFTVLLYYPYREEPYMWPRDRDILFETMADRPAAPGRPEVTKLRQDVYKVSWEPAKDNGAFIEEYALEALVTQSNRAVRLVMPSEDETEQVVGASGSNETAPSTEVETYDEHWSQVYNGTDVYWIIPERHAIQSNLFRVRARNSYGWGPYSEESRLTGAELYVQRTVAYIATFVITIGVLVVFVSVTVLLVLRSADKMKKKDPANARLSDVELANLRELPRRGNFVQTTNILYSSGSMTDSDIALLPRIRLDQIFMTSSSLLGSGAFGEVYEGVVKGVDGEAETRVAIKTLKKGAKLHEKQEFLQEAQLMSNFKHKHITRLLGVCLEADALLIIMELMQGGDLLSYLRRSRSLPGQAARLTMLDLISMCQDVASGCRYLEEMHFVHRDLACRNCLVSSTDPRDRVVKIGDFGLARDIYKNDYYRKEGEGLLPVRWMSPESLVDGVFTSQSDIWAFGVLLWEIMTLGEQPYQAKNNLEVLNHVREGGHLDRPKVCPNEVYELMKYCWRFSPDERPTFRYCLEVLRTLRENTSEDTQIIAPFPAKLQQEPVCNLAYLVSECVQVSTPAGSLRYGGNDGGMIATPPTSSSGSSGATGCLNATSPKYLELVYEDSGDQDQPDGFSILQDSASPVSSTPTDNGYEIPIIDTRGQFAETSSSSSSRHTHPTSLPSQPLLVPNLSVLLPDGGTGAGDGGRDFQAMGSHSPVATTSSSIMEREERPTRS; from the exons ATGTCCAGCGCATGGCCCCCGGGgccaaccggaaccggaagggCCCGGAACCGTGGCGGTACGGCACCGCCCATCAATCAATGGCTGGTGGGGCGTCCGTCAACCGTCAACCGTCCGCTATCAACGGTacggttgctgctggtggtaaCACTCGCGGTGACTGCCGTCCTGCTATCAAACGGTGCGCACGGGTCGACGGTACCGGCCGCCGGTGAGCTCGGCGAGGACGACTATTCCGGCGCTATTCAGGATCTCGAAACGGGCTGCATCAATCGTTGCCCCGATCAG AACCAAACGAGCTTTACCGAGCACATCGATGCCAGCTGTGGAAGCGACTGCTACATCAAACAG TGTACGTTTGGCTGCCGGCAGTGGGAGCTTGCGCTCGAGTCCAGCTGTCAGCATGCGTGC AACGTCAGCGATCAGGAACTGTTGGAGGCACGGGAATGGTCCTGCATTGCTGGATGCAACGATGGATTGAGCCGGTACTTTCGGTGGCTGAAGGCGGAGATTGGTACACCGCATGCACCGGCCCTTGTAGCGGACAGTCTTACTGCGACGGCACTCGCACTGGAATGGGAAGTCCCGGAGCGGTTGGTACGGTTGGCACGGCACAGGAATCGGGGTCCACGTAGCTATCTGGTGCAGTGGCGTTACGAGGAGGTAGCCGGTGATTGGAAGTACTACCGGAACCAGAGCATGGGTGACAGTTCGACCGTGCGCGTTGACAATCTGCAGCCATACACCAAATACCGG TTTCGAGTGGCGCTACTACTATCGCCACACCACGACCAGGTCCTGACGTCCGAGCAGAGTGTCATCATCAGCACGCTACCGTCCGGCGTGCCTACCTCGGAACCCACCATCGTGCGGGCAGTTGCGGTAGATCACTCGCGCATCTCCATCTCCTGGGAACCGGGCCCGTTCCCGAACGGTCCCGTACTGTCATACGTGCTGCAAATCAAAGATCTACATCCGATCGGCTACACTGCTCTGAAG GAAATCCCGGAGTCTAACACCTCTCGCCATTACATGTTCGAGAAGCTGGAACCGGAACGTAACTATTCCGTGTCGGTAGCGATGAGCAATCCGGCCGGTGAAGGTCCTGCCTCAGTTACGCTCGTGACAACACCGCCCAAACCAACCGGTCACGAGGAAGCACTACTTCCAACGCTTATCCTCGGTGCGGAACGTTCCATCCTCGCCCAAAGCTCGCTGACACTGTTCTCTGACCCACCGACAAGCGTGTATGCAAGCATCGAGCACAAAATTCGCGGCACAGCTACCCATATTCGCCGTGGGCTACTGTTCGTGTCGGACGATGCCGGTTTCATTTACCGTGCCCCATCTCGGCCCGGTGCCGAAAAGAATCGGGTCGCGATCCTAGTTCCGGGAGCGGCCAACAACTTCCGCCCAACGCTACTGTCGGTCGATTGGCTGAATGAGCATCTGTACATACTGGGACAGGCACGGCCAACGAAGCTGTGGCAGATCGCGTACTGTGACTTTACCGGCGATCATCTCACGGTAGCGATCGCGGGTCTGCAGCGTCGCCCAGATCATTTTGCCGTCGATCCGTACAATGGGTACCTGTTTTGGGTGGTGGGAGGTACCGGGGCCGATGCGGGCCTGTTCCGGCTCGATCTCGGTGACATCTCGAACGGTGTGCGGCACGAGATCCGCCCTCTGCAGATGGTAAGCGAACACAATTTGGGTGCGTTTACGCTGGATCATGCCAACTTCCGTGTGCTGTTGGCGGATCAGGGCCTGAACACAGTGTTGGCAGTATCGCTCGATGGGAAAAAGCTGGAAGACATCCGGAACAACACCCAGCAGCCACGTTTCGAGCGTGTTAAATCGCTGGCAAGAGCGAACGGGCTGTTTTACTGGACGAACGGTACGGAGGTGTTTGCGGAGGACTACCATCGGCTGCACGATAGCTACTATCACAACGCGTTCCCGATAGCGGCCAACAATACGTACTTCAGCATCAGCGTTAATCTGACGGCCGAGCAACCGATCCCGATACCGGTGAATCCACCCCGCAACCTCCAGGCACTTGCCTCACCGGACAAGCTGAAGGTGTCCTGGGACGTGCCGTATCTGCTGGGGGTGAAAGGACGTGGTGCTTGGCAGTCCTGGAGCTATAGGGTTGAGGTGAAGGATGAGCAGCTGGAGTCGGTGCTGCATGTGGCCACTGTCAACGCAACCAGCTACGCATGTGACATCGCTGGGCGGCTACTACCGAACCGTGTGTACACCGTGCGTGCGGCCGCTTTCACTGCTGCTGGTCGTGGTCCGTGGAGTCGGGAGTTCCGTGTGCGGACACTACGCCCCGAAAGTCAACACCATCTGGTGTGGGCTAGCACGGACGGTATCGTGCGCAGTGATGTGATCGGTGAGCATGTGTCCACGCTTATACCACGGTCGTCCGAGTTGGATGGTGCTGCCGTAACTAGCCTTGCCTGGCACGCGCGTATACTGTACGTGGTGAGTAATTCGACGCTCAGGCTCTATCGAGAACCAACCGCGCCCGGTGGCGAATGGACGAAGTTGCGCGAGCTAGAATCGGTCGAGTGTGTGGCGATCGATTGGATTGGCGAGCGGTTGTATTACTCAAATCCGGCCCAGCAGCTGATCGTCCGGTCGGGACTGCTCGGCGAGCAACCGGAACCGATACACAGTGTGATGAACGTGCGTGAGATACGGTTTGATGCGTACCGCGGGTACATCTACTGCTCGTCCGGGCTCATACTCGAAGCGTTCCGGCTGAACGGCAAAAGCCGGGTGCTGTACTTCAGCGAGAAGCTGTTCACCGGCAAACAGATCATCGGCATGACGCTCGATCACGACGGGAAACGATTGTTCTGGATCGTTCGGAGCtactcacactcacacctCTACTGGGCACCGCTAGCCGGCTATCCTGCTACCGCCGGATCGGCCAGTGGAACCGGTACGCTTCCTTCCCTACCACTTACCGACCAAACGCCGCAAGGTCCGCTGCTTCACTTCAGCGATCGTTTGCTGTGGCTGAAAGAAAGTCAAGTTGTAGTTGGCGATGTGAAAGGTGAAAATCTTGCCTACATACGCAACCACCATCTGAACGGAACGCGCGCCCTGGCCCTGATCGATCCGACGCCTAAAACGCCCTCGATTAACGTTTTGCCGGCCACGGTGAACGCAAGCTCGATCCGAGTGACGGGCGATTGGAGACGCTTCAACGTTAGCTGGACGCCGGTAAAAAACGTCAACTACAGCACCGTATTCTACAAGCTCACGCTCAAACTGCCGGACGCTCGGGATATCGTGCAGGAGCTAACCGTGCCGTACTTTGTGTatggtggtagtagtggtaCTGGTAGCGGTGACGATACCGATCTAGCCAGTGCCGAACACGGCCCAATACCACCGTACACACGGATCGACATAACGCTGCACGCATTCACTTACTGGCGGTCATCGGGATTCTCGAGCGTGAGGCGACACACACCGGCAGGCAAACCGTCGGCACCGGTTGCACCTCGTGCCTACATCCAACACCATTATCTGCCCGGTACACACGAACTCAGCACCGGCATCGTGTTCCGTTGGTCTCCGCCGACCGAACCGAATGGGCCGATCGTTGCGTACCGAGTTGACTGTTGGTCGACCTACGATGAAACGAAGCGACGTGTGCTGCTGGACGGTGTGGAGGTGCGGAACAGACGCACCGAGCTACAGATACCCGTACCCGCACAGCCAGATATTACGTACTACCTGCAGGTGCGCGTCTGTAACGTCGATCACAATGGCGATCCTAGCGAGGTACGTTCGATTGATTTGCGCGATGGACGTCCACTACCGCTGCTGTACGTAGCCACCAATGATCAGATACTGCTGCTGGATCTGGATCTGCGGGAGAGCACTCCGATCGTTGCCACTGCCATACCGGCTATCCTACTGGCCGAACTGCGTCACGAACGTAAGCTGTTCTGGGTGAATGTGAACGGTGAGCTGTTTATGCACGACGATGCGGACGGTAAGCGCAAGCTAGCACAGGTACCGTCGCGTGCGACAGCCCTCACCGTCGACTGGATCACACGCACCGTGTACGTCCGGTCGCAAACACCTTCTGGCAATGGGAGCACGCTGCATGCGTACGATCTAAACCGATTCGAGAGTGGAGGCTCCGATCCGGTTCATCGCATGTTCAGTCTCCCTGCAGAACCGACATCGATTGAACTGTTGCAATTTTTACCGAACGAGTCGGAGTTGCTTGCACTGTCCCGGGCATCTCGGGCCGGTTACATAATCTCACTCGAAGAACCTGACCGTGACCCGATTACCTTCAACTGTGTAGCTGAACCGATAGACGAACGGATGCAACGGTTGTGTGAGGAGTATGCGTATGAGTTTGACGAACACGAGCAACGTGGAATTGTGGAGGATGAAGGTTACCTGTACTGGATCAGTCCCGAAGGGACGGTGAATGTGCGAACCCGTGATGATCCTCCGGCAACAGCTACACGGGAGTTCCTACTCGCAGGCGCAGTCGCCTTACTACCagtgcagcaacaacaacgctACCCGCCCGAGCGTTGTCTCGTTCCCGTTGTGCAACACATCCAGTATCTGCCGGAGCTGTACAATAACACCGAGAACTCGATCATGCTACGACTGCCCGAACCGGAACGCCATCCCGACTGTGAGCGACGGCCACCGGCAGTACGGTATCGTATCATGTATCAGCTGGAGGACGAGCCGGCCGCCGACCTGTCCGTGGACTATTCCTACGAGATGAGTCGTACGATCGGCAACCTTCGACCGTACACTAGCTACCGGTTTGGTATCACGCTTACCAACTACTACCTAACGGCGGGTTTAGCTGTCACCGAACGGTTACTGTCCGCCGGTGTGGAAACGACCGAAACTCCCAAACACTTTATGCCGGTCGTTTTCCGGACGGCTGTTGGACCACCGTCTCGACCGGAAGACATTACCGCGCTACCGATCAGTCCAACGGAGGCGATTGTAAGCTGGACACCATCGCGCCAAAAGAACAGTCACCATGTGTGGTATGAGATATGGCGTGCGGAACCGGGCGAGCATAAAAGCCGGCAGCAACAGCTTGTGACAG ACTTTAAGATGGACGACACCTTCATGACGGCGGAGATTGATCGGCTGCAGCCGAACCAGACGTACATCATCTGGGTGCGTGCGTACTCTAACTTCCACGCGTACAGCGATAGTGACAAGTTCCAAATACAAACGTTCCCGGAGCCGGGCGATATACAACTGCtgtcgctcaactctaccggTATCCGTTTGCGATGGATTCCTCCTCCAAACTGCCAGAA GTACAAAATTCAGTACTCTATCGCTGGACAACACAGCTGGACGACGATGTACGATTCGATGGTGCCAGTATCCGTGTGGTACAACTATTATCACGAGGTGAACGATTTGCTCCCTAAGACAAAGTATCTGTTTACGGTACTGCTGTACTATCCGTACCGGGAAGAACCGTACATGTGGCCACGCGATCGTGACATACTCTTCGAAACGATGGCCGATCGACCGGCTGCTCCAGGGCGTCCGGAAGTCACGAAACTTCGGCAGGACGTGTACAAGGTTAGCTGGGAACCGGCAAAGGATAATGGTGCCTTTATTGAGGAGTACGCGCTGGAAGCACTCGTAACGCAGTCGAACCGGGCCGTCCGGTTAGTGATGCCGTCGGAGGACGAGACGGAACAGGTGGTTGGTGCAAGCGGTAGCAACGAAACGGCTCCATCTACAGAGGTGGAAACGTACGACGAACACTGGAGCCAGGTGTACAACGGTACGGACGTGTACTGGATCATACCGGAGCGGCACGCCATCCAGAGCAATCTGTTCCGGGTGCGGGCACGCAACTCCTATGGTTGGGGTCCGTACAGTGAGGAGAGTCGACTGACCGGTGCGGAACTGTACGTGCAGCGCACCGTTGCCTACATTGCAACGTTTGTCATTACTATCGGTGTTTTGGTGGTGTTTGTCTCGGTGACGGTGTTATTAG TACTACGTTCGGCTgataaaatgaagaaaaaggaCCCGGCTAATGCTCGGCTGTCCGACGTTGAGTTGGCGAACTTGCGAGAGCTTCCACGGCGTGGTAACTTTGTGCAAACTACCAACATTCTGTACAGTTCAGGCTCCATGACTGACTCGGACATAGCGCTGTTGCCTCGCATACGTCTCGACCag ATCTTTATGACAAGCTCCTCGTTGCTCGGTAGTGGAGCGTTCGGTGAAGTATACGAGGGTGTTGTAAAAGGTGTCGATGGCGAAGCTGAAACACGAGTGGCGATCAAG ACACTCAAGAAAGGTGCGAAACTACACGAGAAACAAGAGTTCCTACAGGAGGCCCAGCTGATGAGCAACTTTAAGCACAAGCACATTACGCGCCTGCTCGGCGTATGCCTCGAGGCGGACGCACTGCTCATCATCATGGAGCTGATGCAGGGTGGCGATCTGTTAAGCTATCTGCGTCGCAGCCGTTCCCTGCCCGGTCAGGCGGCACGCCTCACCATGCTCGATCTGATCTCGATGTGTCAGGATGTGGCGTCCGGCTGCCGGTATCTGGAGGAGATGCACTTTGTACACCGCGATCTGGCATGCCGCAACTGTCTGGTGTCGTCAACGGATCCGCGTGACCGGGTCGTGAAGATCGGTGACTTTGGGCTGGCACGGGATATCTACAAGAATGACTACTACCGGAAGGAGGGCGAAGGTTTGCTGCCGGTGCGTTGGATGTCACCGGAAAGTTTGGTGGACGGTGTGTTTACGTCGCAGTCGGACATCTGGGCGTTCGGGGTGCTGCTGTGGGAGATCATGACGCTCGGCGAACAGCCGTACCAGGCGAAGAACAATCTCGAGGTGCTGAACCACGTGCGTGAAGGTGGCCATCTTGACCGGCCAAAGGTGTGCCCGAACGAAGT GTATGAGCTTATGAAGTACTGCTGGAGATTCTCCCCGGACGAGCGACCCACGTTCCGGTACTGCCTGGAGGTGTTGCGGACGCTGCGCGAAAATACTAGCGAAGATACGCAAATCATTGCACCGTTCCCGGCAAAATTGCAGCAAG AGCCCGTTTGCAATCTGGCTTACCTGGTATCCGAATGCGTCCAGGTGTCAACACCGGCAG GATCACTGCGCTATGGTGGAAATGATGGCGGAATGAtcgccacaccaccaaccTCGAGCAGTGGTAGCAGTGGCGCCACCGGATGCCTCAACGCAACCTCCCCGAAGTATCTCGAGCTGGTGTACGAGGACAGTGGCGACCAGGACCAACCGGACGGTttcagcatcctgcaggacaGTGCCAGCCCAGTATCGTCGACACCCACCGACAATGGGTACGAGATACCGATCATCGACACGCGGGGCCAGTTCGCTGagacaagcagcagcagctcgtcgCGCCACACGCACCCGACCAGTCTTCCTAGCCAGCCGCTGCTCGTGCCCAACCTTtcggtgctgctgccggaCGGTGGTACAGGGGCCGGCGACGGCGGGCGAGACTTCCAGGCGATGGGATCCCACTCGCCGGTTGCCACTACCAGCAGTAGTATTATGGAGCGGGAGGAACGACCTACCAGAAGCTGA